A genomic window from Cloacibacillus evryensis DSM 19522 includes:
- a CDS encoding YvrJ family protein, with amino-acid sequence MDELTGSMIQNGFSIAVASFLLIRMDKRLEELTKAVINLGSVMEKAARPEN; translated from the coding sequence ATGGACGAACTGACGGGCAGCATGATCCAGAACGGATTCTCCATCGCGGTGGCCTCATTCCTGCTCATCAGGATGGACAAACGTCTTGAAGAGCTGACCAAAGCGGTGATAAACCTTGGCTCCGTAATGGAAAAGGCCGCGCGCCCGGAGAACTGA